In a genomic window of Streptomyces roseoviridis:
- the murD gene encoding UDP-N-acetylmuramoyl-L-alanine--D-glutamate ligase — protein MGIRKVSELDWQGKQVTVAGLGVSGIPAARVLHGLGAVVTVVNDGDDERSRAQAAELEAEGIGVRLGDGATLPPGTELIVTAPGWKPDKPLFQAAEAAGVEIWGDVELAWRLRGPGAAPWLAVTGTNGKTTTVRMLASILRAAGLKTAAVGNIGVSLLDAVLGDEDYDVLAVELSSYQLHWAPSLRAHSAAVLNLAPDHLDWHGSMEAYAADKGRIYEGNQVACVYNTADKATEDLVREADVEEGCRAIGFTLGTPGPSELGVVEGILVDRAFVANRQKNAQELAEVSDVQPPAPHNIANALAAAALARAFGVEPKAVRDGLRAFRPDPHRIELVEEIEGVVYVDDSKATNTHAAEASLAAYDPIVWIAGGLAKGATFDELVSRSAKRLRGVVLIGRDRELIREALARHAPEVPVVDLDRTDTGAMSAAVREAASLARPGDTVLLAPACASMDMFTNYNKRGEAFADAVRSLARTGRA, from the coding sequence ATGGGCATCCGAAAAGTGAGCGAGCTGGACTGGCAGGGCAAGCAGGTCACCGTCGCCGGGCTCGGCGTGAGCGGCATCCCCGCCGCCCGCGTCCTGCACGGCCTGGGCGCGGTCGTCACGGTCGTCAACGACGGCGACGACGAGCGCTCCCGGGCGCAGGCCGCGGAGCTGGAGGCGGAGGGCATCGGCGTCCGCCTCGGCGACGGCGCGACCCTGCCGCCCGGCACCGAACTGATCGTCACCGCACCGGGCTGGAAGCCCGACAAGCCGCTCTTCCAGGCCGCGGAGGCGGCCGGCGTGGAGATCTGGGGCGACGTCGAGCTGGCCTGGCGCCTGCGCGGTCCCGGGGCGGCGCCCTGGCTCGCGGTCACCGGCACCAACGGCAAGACCACGACCGTGCGGATGCTCGCCTCCATCCTCCGGGCGGCCGGTCTGAAGACCGCCGCCGTCGGCAACATCGGGGTCTCCCTCCTCGACGCCGTCCTCGGCGACGAGGACTACGACGTCCTCGCCGTCGAGCTCTCCAGCTACCAGCTGCACTGGGCGCCTTCCCTGCGCGCCCACTCGGCCGCCGTGCTCAACCTGGCGCCCGACCACCTCGACTGGCACGGCTCCATGGAGGCGTACGCCGCCGACAAGGGCCGGATCTACGAGGGCAACCAGGTCGCCTGCGTGTACAACACGGCCGACAAGGCGACCGAGGACCTGGTCCGCGAGGCCGACGTCGAGGAGGGCTGCCGGGCCATCGGCTTCACCCTCGGCACCCCCGGCCCCTCGGAGCTCGGCGTCGTCGAGGGCATCCTCGTCGACCGGGCCTTCGTGGCGAACCGGCAGAAGAACGCCCAGGAGCTGGCCGAGGTCTCCGACGTCCAGCCCCCGGCCCCCCACAACATCGCCAACGCGCTCGCCGCGGCCGCCCTCGCCCGTGCCTTCGGCGTGGAGCCCAAGGCCGTACGGGACGGACTGCGGGCCTTCAGGCCCGACCCGCACCGCATCGAACTGGTCGAGGAGATCGAGGGCGTCGTCTACGTCGACGACTCCAAGGCCACCAACACGCACGCGGCGGAAGCCTCGTTGGCGGCCTACGACCCGATCGTCTGGATCGCCGGCGGCCTCGCCAAGGGCGCGACCTTCGACGAGCTCGTGTCCAGGTCCGCCAAGCGGCTGCGCGGCGTCGTCCTGATCGGCCGGGACCGTGAGCTGATCCGCGAAGCCCTGGCGCGACACGCCCCCGAGGTCCCGGTGGTCGACCTCGACCGGACCGACACTGGGGCGATGTCCGCGGCGGTCCGGGAGGCGGCCTCGCTCGCCCGGCCGGGGGACACGGTCCTCCTCGCCCCGGCCTGTGCGTCGATGGACATGTTCACCAACTACAACAAGCGGGGCGAGGCCTTCGCGGACGCGGTCCGCTCCCTCGCCCGGACCGGGCGCGCCTGA
- the ftsW gene encoding putative lipid II flippase FtsW, producing the protein MPSRTAGTRQAPAVRGGGRTPAAPRKARGGGPRGLYERARRAWDRPLTAYYVIVGAGLLITALGLVMVYSASMITALRYDLVPSYFFRKQFFAALLGAGLLMLASRMPVKLHRALAYPILVGAIFLMVLVQIPGIGVAVGGNQNWISLGGPFMLQPSEFGKLALILWGADLLARKQDMKLLAQWKHMLVPLVPGAFLLLGLIMLGGDMGTAIILTAILFGLLWTAGAPTRLFVGVLGVAGLIGMLLIKTSPHRLKRFACIGASDPGGAGDPCWQAAHGIYALASGGWFGSGLGASVEKWGQLPEAHTDFIFAVTGEELGLAGTLSVLALFAALGYAGIRVAGRTEDPFVRFAAGGVTTWITAQAVINIGAVLGLLPIAGVPLPLFSYGGSALLPTMFAVGLLIAFARQEPAAKAALALRRPGWGKRAGGRWKSMRRRVKKRPSGER; encoded by the coding sequence ATGCCGAGCAGAACCGCCGGGACGCGACAGGCCCCCGCCGTACGGGGCGGCGGCCGCACCCCCGCGGCGCCGAGGAAGGCGCGCGGGGGCGGGCCGCGAGGGCTCTACGAGCGCGCCAGAAGGGCCTGGGACCGGCCGCTCACCGCGTACTACGTGATCGTCGGCGCCGGGCTGCTCATCACCGCGCTCGGCCTCGTGATGGTCTACTCCGCCTCGATGATCACGGCGCTCCGCTACGACCTGGTGCCCTCGTACTTCTTCCGCAAGCAGTTCTTCGCGGCGCTGCTCGGCGCGGGGCTGCTCATGCTGGCCTCCCGGATGCCGGTGAAGCTGCACCGGGCGCTGGCCTACCCGATCCTGGTCGGGGCGATCTTCCTGATGGTGCTCGTCCAGATCCCCGGGATAGGAGTCGCGGTCGGCGGCAACCAGAACTGGATCTCGCTGGGCGGACCGTTCATGCTCCAGCCCAGCGAGTTCGGCAAGCTGGCGCTGATCCTGTGGGGCGCCGACCTGCTCGCCCGCAAACAGGACATGAAGCTCCTGGCCCAGTGGAAGCACATGCTGGTGCCGCTGGTGCCCGGCGCGTTCCTGTTGCTCGGCCTCATCATGCTGGGCGGTGACATGGGCACGGCGATCATCCTCACGGCGATCCTCTTCGGACTGCTGTGGACCGCCGGCGCCCCCACCCGGCTCTTCGTCGGCGTGCTCGGCGTCGCCGGACTGATCGGCATGCTGCTGATCAAGACCAGCCCGCACCGCCTGAAGCGCTTCGCCTGCATCGGCGCCAGCGACCCCGGCGGCGCGGGGGACCCCTGCTGGCAGGCCGCGCACGGGATCTATGCTCTGGCGTCCGGCGGATGGTTCGGTTCCGGACTGGGGGCGAGTGTGGAAAAATGGGGTCAACTCCCCGAAGCGCACACCGACTTCATCTTCGCCGTCACCGGCGAGGAACTGGGTCTGGCGGGGACGCTGTCGGTGCTGGCCCTGTTCGCGGCTCTAGGCTATGCGGGTATCCGCGTGGCCGGACGCACGGAGGACCCCTTCGTCAGGTTTGCCGCGGGAGGCGTGACCACCTGGATCACGGCCCAGGCCGTGATCAACATCGGTGCGGTGCTCGGCTTGCTGCCGATCGCCGGAGTCCCGCTCCCGCTGTTCTCCTACGGAGGATCGGCCCTGCTGCCGACCATGTTCGCCGTCGGGCTCCTGATCGCCTTCGCGCGACAGGAACCCGCCGCGAAAGCGGCCCTGGCCCTGCGTCGCCCCGGATGGGGCAAGCGGGCCGGGGGGAGATGGAAGTCGATGCGACGGCGCGTCAAGAAGCGTCCGTCCGGAGAGCGGTGA
- the murG gene encoding undecaprenyldiphospho-muramoylpentapeptide beta-N-acetylglucosaminyltransferase: MHVVLAGGGTAGHIEPALALADALRRQDPTVGITALGTERGLETRLVPERGYELALIPAVPLPRKPTPELITVPGRLRGTIKAAEQILERTKADCVVGFGGYVALPGYLAAKRLGVPIVVHEANARPGLANKIGSRYAAGVAVATPDSKLRNARYIGIPLRHTIATLDRARVRPEARAAFGLDPNLPTLLVSGGSQGARRLNEVIQQIAPVLQRSGIQILHAVGPKNELPRVDNMPGMPPYVPVPYVDRMDLAYAAADMMLCRAGAMTVAELSAVGLPAAYVPLPIGNGEQRLNAQPVVKAGGGLLVDDAELSPQWVQTNVLPVLSDPHRLYEMSRAAAEFGRRDADDLLVGMVYEAIAARRQA; the protein is encoded by the coding sequence GTGCATGTCGTCCTCGCCGGCGGAGGTACCGCCGGCCACATCGAGCCCGCGCTCGCACTCGCGGACGCCCTGCGCAGGCAGGACCCGACCGTGGGGATCACGGCGCTGGGCACGGAGCGCGGCCTGGAGACCCGGCTGGTGCCCGAACGGGGCTACGAGCTGGCGCTCATCCCGGCCGTGCCGCTGCCCCGCAAGCCCACGCCCGAACTGATCACCGTCCCCGGGCGGCTGCGCGGCACCATCAAGGCCGCCGAGCAGATCCTGGAGCGCACCAAGGCGGACTGCGTGGTCGGCTTCGGCGGCTACGTGGCGCTGCCCGGCTACCTCGCCGCCAAGCGCCTCGGCGTGCCGATCGTGGTCCACGAGGCCAACGCCCGGCCCGGCCTGGCCAACAAGATCGGCTCGCGGTACGCGGCCGGGGTCGCCGTCGCCACCCCCGACAGCAAGCTCCGCAACGCCCGCTACATCGGCATCCCGCTGCGGCACACCATCGCCACGCTCGACCGCGCCCGCGTGCGCCCCGAGGCGCGGGCCGCCTTCGGCCTCGACCCCAACCTGCCCACCCTGCTGGTCTCCGGCGGCTCCCAGGGCGCACGCCGGCTCAACGAGGTCATCCAGCAGATCGCCCCGGTGCTCCAGCGCTCCGGCATCCAGATCCTGCACGCGGTCGGCCCGAAGAACGAACTGCCGCGTGTCGACAACATGCCCGGAATGCCGCCGTACGTGCCGGTACCGTACGTGGACCGGATGGACCTCGCGTACGCCGCCGCCGACATGATGCTCTGCCGCGCGGGCGCGATGACCGTCGCCGAGCTCTCCGCCGTCGGGCTGCCGGCCGCCTACGTCCCGCTGCCCATCGGCAACGGCGAACAGCGGCTCAACGCCCAGCCGGTGGTGAAGGCGGGCGGCGGGCTCCTCGTCGACGACGCGGAACTGTCGCCGCAGTGGGTGCAGACCAACGTGCTCCCCGTGCTGTCCGATCCGCACCGGCTCTACGAGATGTCCCGCGCCGCCGCCGAGTTCGGCCGCCGGGACGCCGACGACCTGCTCGTCGGCATGGTGTACGAGGCGATCGCCGCCCGCCGTCAGGCGTAG
- a CDS encoding cell division protein FtsQ/DivIB, translating to MAAGPATEQKSASGRSGGPGRGPSRPGTRSPRMPGPRVLLTGFAVLALVAGGIWALYGSSWFRVERVSTSGTKVLTRGEVERVAAVPVGAPLVSVDTDAIEARLREELPRIATVDVVRSWPHGIGLKVTERQPVLFLEKGGKFIEVDSEGVRFATVPTPPRGVPRLVLDAAASPSLRRFGPDRLLGAAVGVTGELPEKIAQDVRVVRITSFDSITLELDKDRTVFWGSGEDGAVKARVLTALMKATPKAGHFDVSAPTAPASSRS from the coding sequence GTGGCAGCCGGACCGGCGACCGAGCAGAAGAGCGCGAGCGGCAGGTCCGGCGGGCCCGGCCGAGGGCCGTCCCGGCCGGGCACCCGCAGTCCGCGGATGCCCGGCCCCCGTGTGCTGCTGACCGGCTTCGCCGTCCTCGCCCTGGTGGCCGGCGGCATCTGGGCGCTGTACGGGTCCAGCTGGTTCCGGGTCGAGAGGGTGAGCACCTCCGGTACGAAGGTGCTCACCCGGGGCGAGGTCGAGCGGGTCGCGGCCGTACCGGTCGGCGCGCCGCTCGTCTCCGTCGACACCGACGCCATCGAGGCCCGGCTGCGCGAGGAACTCCCGCGGATCGCCACCGTGGACGTCGTACGGTCCTGGCCGCACGGAATCGGTCTGAAAGTGACGGAACGACAGCCCGTCCTCTTCCTCGAAAAGGGCGGAAAGTTCATCGAAGTGGACTCCGAGGGTGTGCGGTTCGCCACCGTGCCCACCCCTCCGCGCGGCGTCCCGCGGCTGGTCCTCGACGCCGCCGCCTCTCCCAGCCTGCGCCGCTTCGGCCCGGACCGGCTGCTGGGGGCCGCGGTAGGCGTGACGGGCGAACTCCCGGAGAAAATCGCCCAGGACGTCCGTGTCGTCCGGATCACGTCCTTCGACTCCATCACTCTGGAGCTCGACAAGGACCGCACCGTCTTCTGGGGCAGCGGTGAGGACGGAGCCGTGAAGGCGCGCGTTCTCACCGCTCTCATGAAAGCGACTCCCAAAGCGGGGCACTTCGATGTAAGTGCCCCCACCGCGCCCGCCTCGTCACGAAGTTGA
- the ftsZ gene encoding cell division protein FtsZ, with protein MAAPQNYLAVIKVIGVGGGGVNAINRMIEVGLKGVEFIAINTDAQALLMSDADVKLDVGRELTRGLGAGANPAVGRKAAEDHREEIEEVLKGADMVFVTAGEGGGTGTGGAPVVANIARSLGALTIGVVTRPFTFEGRRRANQAEDGIAELREEVDTLIVIPNDRLLSISDRQVSVLDAFKSADQVLLSGVQGITDLITTPGLINLDFADVKSVMSEAGSALMGIGSARGDDRAVAAAEMAISSPLLEASIDGARGVLLSISGGSDLGLFEINEAAQLVSEAAHPEANIIFGAVIDDALGDEVRVTVIAAGFDGGQPPARRDNIIGSVSAKREEPAPAPRATETSRPLGGLGTVTPREEPPAAPAEPAPAVSENPLPPVAPPVVPPARPYPDTQAEELDVPDFLK; from the coding sequence GTGGCAGCACCGCAGAACTACCTCGCAGTCATCAAGGTCATCGGTGTCGGCGGCGGTGGTGTCAATGCCATCAACCGAATGATCGAGGTCGGTCTCAAGGGCGTCGAGTTCATCGCCATCAACACCGACGCCCAGGCGCTGTTGATGAGCGACGCCGACGTCAAGCTCGACGTCGGCCGTGAACTCACCCGCGGCCTCGGGGCCGGGGCCAACCCGGCAGTCGGTCGCAAGGCGGCAGAGGACCACCGTGAGGAGATCGAGGAGGTCCTCAAGGGGGCCGACATGGTCTTCGTCACCGCCGGCGAGGGTGGCGGCACCGGCACCGGCGGCGCGCCCGTCGTCGCCAACATCGCGCGCTCGCTCGGCGCCCTCACGATCGGCGTGGTCACCCGCCCGTTCACGTTCGAGGGCCGCCGTCGCGCCAACCAGGCGGAGGACGGCATCGCCGAGCTCCGCGAAGAGGTCGACACCCTCATCGTCATCCCCAACGACCGGCTGCTGTCCATCTCGGACCGCCAGGTCTCGGTCCTGGACGCCTTCAAGTCCGCCGACCAGGTCCTGCTCTCCGGTGTCCAGGGCATCACCGACCTCATCACCACCCCCGGTCTGATCAACCTCGACTTCGCCGACGTCAAGTCGGTCATGTCCGAGGCCGGTTCGGCCCTGATGGGCATCGGCTCCGCCCGCGGCGACGACCGCGCCGTGGCGGCGGCCGAGATGGCGATCTCCTCGCCGCTCCTGGAGGCGTCCATCGACGGCGCCCGCGGTGTGCTGCTCTCCATCTCCGGCGGCAGCGACCTCGGCCTGTTCGAGATCAACGAGGCCGCCCAGCTGGTCAGCGAGGCCGCGCACCCCGAGGCCAACATCATCTTCGGCGCCGTCATCGACGACGCCCTCGGCGACGAGGTCCGGGTCACCGTCATCGCCGCCGGCTTCGACGGCGGCCAGCCGCCGGCCCGCCGCGACAACATCATCGGCTCGGTCTCCGCCAAGCGCGAGGAGCCCGCCCCGGCCCCCCGCGCCACCGAGACCTCCCGCCCGCTGGGCGGCCTCGGCACCGTCACCCCGCGCGAGGAGCCCCCGGCGGCGCCCGCCGAGCCGGCGCCGGCCGTCAGCGAGAACCCGCTGCCGCCCGTCGCCCCGCCGGTGGTCCCGCCGGCCCGCCCGTACCCGGACACCCAGGCCGAAGAGCTGGATGTCCCGGACTTCTTGAAGTGA
- the pgeF gene encoding peptidoglycan editing factor PgeF, whose product MIGQRHDTSGAHFAFTDRWGGVSAVPYEELNLGGAVGDDPEAVRTNRARAAAGLGLDPADVVWMNQVHGADVAVVEGPWPTPDIPSVDAVVTARRGLALAVLTADCVPVLLADPVAGVAAAAHAGRPGMVAGVVPAAVKAMTALGADPSRITARTGPSVCGRCYEVPEAMRAEVAAVEPAARAETSWGTPAVDVAAGVRAQLERLGVRDVEDAGVCTLESRDHYSYRRDRTTGRLAGYVWLD is encoded by the coding sequence GTGATAGGGCAGCGACACGACACGAGCGGCGCGCACTTCGCCTTCACCGACCGGTGGGGCGGGGTGAGCGCCGTTCCGTACGAGGAGCTCAACCTCGGGGGCGCCGTCGGCGACGACCCGGAGGCCGTACGGACCAACCGGGCCCGCGCGGCGGCCGGACTCGGGCTCGACCCGGCGGACGTGGTCTGGATGAACCAGGTGCACGGGGCGGACGTCGCCGTGGTCGAGGGCCCGTGGCCCACTCCTGACATCCCGTCCGTCGACGCGGTCGTCACCGCCCGGCGGGGTCTGGCCCTCGCGGTCCTCACCGCCGACTGCGTCCCGGTCCTGCTGGCCGACCCCGTCGCCGGCGTCGCCGCCGCCGCCCACGCCGGGCGGCCGGGGATGGTGGCCGGAGTGGTGCCCGCCGCCGTGAAGGCGATGACCGCACTGGGCGCCGACCCCTCCCGCATCACCGCCCGTACGGGACCCTCGGTCTGCGGGCGCTGCTACGAGGTGCCGGAGGCGATGCGCGCCGAGGTGGCCGCGGTCGAACCGGCCGCCCGTGCCGAGACCTCCTGGGGCACCCCGGCCGTCGACGTCGCCGCGGGAGTGCGCGCCCAGCTCGAACGGCTCGGCGTCCGGGACGTCGAGGACGCCGGGGTCTGCACCCTGGAGTCCCGCGACCACTACTCGTACCGCCGCGACCGCACCACGGGGCGACTCGCGGGATATGTCTGGTTGGACTGA
- a CDS encoding YggS family pyridoxal phosphate-dependent enzyme translates to MTDRKSELAENLARVEERIAAACAAAGRARDEVTLIVVTKTYPASDVRLLHELGVRHVAENRDQDAAPKAAACADLDLTWHFVGQLQTNKVRSVVGYADVVQSVDRLKLVSSLSAAAEKAQRELGCLIQVALDAGSGERGDRGGVAPDGIEELAAAVAAAPGLRLDGLMTVAPLAGPYAGRQRAAFERLMDLSTVLRATRPAANMVSAGMSADLEEAVAAGATHVRIGTAVLGVRPKLG, encoded by the coding sequence ATGACGGACCGCAAGTCGGAACTCGCCGAGAACCTCGCCCGGGTGGAGGAGCGCATCGCCGCGGCGTGCGCCGCCGCCGGGCGCGCGCGGGACGAGGTGACCCTCATCGTGGTCACCAAGACCTACCCCGCGAGCGACGTGCGGCTGCTGCACGAACTCGGCGTCCGCCACGTGGCGGAGAACCGGGACCAGGACGCGGCCCCCAAGGCCGCCGCCTGTGCGGATCTCGACCTGACCTGGCACTTCGTGGGTCAGTTGCAGACCAACAAGGTCCGATCCGTGGTGGGTTATGCCGATGTGGTGCAGTCCGTCGACCGTTTGAAGCTCGTTTCCTCTCTTTCCGCGGCCGCGGAGAAGGCACAGCGGGAGCTCGGCTGTCTGATCCAGGTCGCCCTCGACGCCGGATCCGGCGAGCGCGGTGACCGCGGCGGGGTCGCGCCGGACGGGATCGAGGAGTTGGCGGCCGCCGTGGCGGCCGCTCCGGGGCTTCGGCTCGACGGCCTCATGACCGTCGCGCCGCTCGCCGGTCCGTACGCGGGCCGGCAACGGGCCGCCTTCGAGCGGCTGATGGATTTGTCGACTGTCCTGCGCGCGACCCGTCCGGCTGCGAACATGGTGTCAGCAGGGATGAGTGCGGACCTCGAGGAGGCCGTGGCGGCCGGGGCGACACACGTACGCATCGGTACGGCGGTACTCGGCGTCCGCCCGAAGCTCGGGTAA
- a CDS encoding cell division protein SepF, whose amino-acid sequence MAGAMRKMAVYLGLVEDDGYDGRGFDPDDDFEPELEPEPERDRRHQPPRQIEREEPVRVVQPPAPREPVAQSVPVHAESGRPARIAPVASITPERPSLEKNAPVIMPKVVSEREPYRITTLHPRTYNEARTIGEHFREGTPVIMNLTEMDDTDAKRLVDFAAGLVFGLHGSIERVTQKVFLLSPANVDVTAEDKARIAEGGFFNQS is encoded by the coding sequence ATGGCCGGCGCGATGCGCAAGATGGCGGTCTACCTCGGCCTCGTGGAGGACGATGGCTACGACGGCCGTGGATTCGATCCCGACGACGACTTCGAACCCGAGCTGGAGCCGGAGCCCGAGCGCGACCGGCGCCACCAGCCCCCTCGGCAGATCGAGCGCGAGGAGCCGGTACGGGTGGTCCAGCCGCCCGCACCGCGCGAACCCGTCGCCCAGTCTGTGCCAGTACACGCGGAAAGCGGACGTCCTGCCCGAATTGCCCCCGTGGCATCCATCACACCCGAACGTCCGAGCCTGGAGAAGAACGCACCGGTGATCATGCCCAAGGTCGTGTCCGAGCGGGAGCCCTACCGCATCACCACGCTGCACCCGCGGACCTACAACGAGGCCCGTACCATCGGGGAACACTTCCGTGAGGGCACCCCCGTGATCATGAATCTCACGGAGATGGACGACACCGACGCGAAGCGACTTGTCGACTTTGCCGCCGGACTCGTCTTCGGACTCCATGGCAGCATTGAGCGCGTGACGCAGAAGGTGTTCCTGTTGTCGCCTGCTAACGTCGATGTCACGGCGGAGGACAAGGCCCGGATCGCAGAGGGCGGATTCTTCAACCAGAGCTGA
- a CDS encoding YggT family protein, whose protein sequence is MGVALQVIYIALMCFLVLLIFRLVMDYVFQFARSWQPGKAMVVVLEATYTVTDPPLKLLRRLIPPLRLGGVALDLSFFVLMIIVYILISIVSSFAR, encoded by the coding sequence ATGGGCGTCGCACTGCAGGTGATCTACATCGCGCTGATGTGCTTCCTGGTCCTGCTGATCTTCCGGCTGGTCATGGACTACGTCTTCCAGTTCGCCCGTTCATGGCAACCCGGTAAGGCGATGGTGGTCGTTCTGGAGGCCACCTACACTGTCACCGATCCACCGCTCAAGCTTCTGCGGCGGCTCATCCCGCCGCTGCGTCTCGGGGGCGTGGCACTCGACCTGTCCTTCTTCGTTCTGATGATCATCGTCTACATCCTGATCTCCATCGTGAGCAGCTTCGCGAGGTGA